Below is a genomic region from Prevotella melaninogenica.
CGTTTCATGTCAGGAACATCACTTGCAGCTATCCGTCTATAGTAATTTACAATTATTTGGGCTTGTTGCAAAATAAATATAAACAGAGAAAAGTATGTTTCAAGCGAATAATTTATTCGTAATTTTGTAACCCATAAAAACTTAGATTACTTAAAACTTTCTTTTAAAGAAGAAAGAATGAGAGAACATTATAGCTTCTGAAAGAAGAAAATATCAACCGCTTTATGAGCTATAAGCCTCGTAATTGATAATTAGAAACATATTAAGCAAGAATTTAATAAGTATGCGTAAAATAACTATAAACAAAACAATTATATCATTTCGTTCTGCACTACTTGCACTCTTATTCGTAACAACGAATAGTGTTCAGGCACAAGAGTATCGTGAGGACCCACCGCTAACATTCCGCCCACTGCTACAAGAGCTTGGCACAGAACTTATACAAGGTAAGAAGGGTAGTATAGTTGCCATTGATCCAGCCACGGGTGAGGTGCTCTGTATGGTAACAAATTCACCTACGGGTCCTAATGATGCCCTTGCTATTGCAACTGCTTATCCTCCTGGCTCAGCCATTAAGCCAGCGCAAGCGTTAGTCTTCCTCTCAGAAGGAATCGTCAAACCAGACACCAAGATTGCCTGTCATGATGGTTTTCGTGATGGAAACATAAAGGTTAAATGCCATCCGCATTATTCTCCAGAAGCACTTGCAGGTGCATTGGCTGTATCGTGTAACACTTGGTTCTTGAAATCCTACCTATCAATGTTGAACAATACACAGAAGTATGGTTCTAAGGAGAAGGCTGTTACAACTTGGTGGGAATACATTGTTAGTATGGGACTTGGTGGCCCATTAGGTATTGACATGGCTGGCGAAAAGGGCGGATTGGTTGCCAATGTGAACTATCTATCACGCCGTTATAAGAATAATTGGGAGCCAAAAACAATTATGTGGGCAGGAATGGGACAAGGTGACATCACAGCCACTCCTTTACAGCTCTGTAATTTAGCCGTAACGATTGCAAATCGTGGCTACTTCTTTACACCACATATTCATAAAAGCGTGGACTGGGCACCCCTCCCTTCACGCTTCCTCACGCCACGTCAGACAAAGGTTCCTTCTTACATTTATGCGGATGTCATTAAAGGTATGCGCTTAGCAGTAACAAAGGGTACAGCGACCGTACTCAACGGAACGACCTATCCAGTTTGTGGCAAGACCGGAACAGCCGAAAACGCTGGTAAGGACCATTCTATTTTCATTGGTTTCGCACCGATGAATGAACCCAAGATTGCAATCTCTGTTTATATTGAACATGGGGGATTTGGCGCCGATGTAGCTGCCCCAATAGCAGGATTGATAATGGAGAAGTATCTTAAAGGTAAACTGAGTCCAAAATCACAAGCTATGGCAAAGCGCATTGAGCGCATAAATACGATGGACAAGTAAAATCATTTTGTAATAAAAAATCACATCATTAAAATCAATAGATGCTTAATAGCACTTCAATTAAGCATCTATTGGCTTCTAAAAGGTGCCCTTTTGAAGTCTTACTAACGCCCTTTTGAAGTCCAATTAAGCACCTTTTAATTTGCCACTTTGCAACAAGTTGATAACTAAAGAGTTATAACACCCACCCAAAACTCTATTTTTAGGCTTACAAATAGCTTTTTACAACATTAAACTTGTAAATATATTTCACACCAACACCTATTTTTCTTTAGCAAGATTTGATAATAACATTAATAAAAAAAGCCCCCATTCTCACCTTTAAAATAGGGTAGAGAATGGGGGCAAAGTTTATTAGATTATTTTATATTCTCATTACTTCCTTAACGCCCTTCACTGTTCTGAGTTTCTTGATGAGCATATTCAACTTGGAATTATCATCAAGAAGAACAACGAGGTTACCAGAGAAAAGACCATCATTCGAATCAATATTGATAGAGCGCATCACTATCTTCTCATCTTTTGAGATGATATTTGAAATGTTGCTCACAATACCGATGTCGTCATTACCTATGACACGCAGTGTAATAGCATACTGGGATGTACCCTTGCCACTCCAACGTGCCTTAACAACTCGATAGCCAAAACGCTTGCGCATCTCAGGTGCATTGGGACAATCATCGCGGTGAATCTTTATTCCTCCACTGACTGTCACAAAACCAAAGACGGGATCTCCATAGATAGGGTGACAACACTTTGCAAGCGAGAAGTCTAAACCTTTGAGATTTTTGTCAATAACAAGGACATCATCATTCTTCTTCAGATATTCTGTCGTAGGGTTCTCAAACTCAAAGTTCTCTGCACTCTCTGTCTCTTTTGTCTGATTGAGGTTGTGTGCATGATTGTAAACCTTCTGATATTCCTCGATGACATAGTTCGGATCAAGCTTCTCATCGGCAATCTGCTTATAGAATTCAGAAACCTCCTTGAAGCCTAACTTACGAATGAGTTGACCCATCGTAGAGTCTTCTATCTCAATCTTCTTATTCTTAAACCTACGTTCGAGCAATTCTTTCGCATACAGACCATCTTTGATTTGCGTTTCCTTTAACGCAAGACGTATCTTTGCCTTTGCTCGAGATGACTTACATATATTCAGCCAATCACGATTAGGCTTCTGCGTCGTGGAGGTTAGAATCTCTACAGAATCACCACTATGTAACTCGGTTCGGAAAGATACATTCTTTCCATTTATCTTTCCACCGACACATTGATTTCCTATCTTAGAGTGGATGTGATAAGCAAAATCGAGTACTGTCACACCTTTTTGAAACTTTAGAAGGTCGCCCTTTGGCGTAAAGACATAAATCTCCTTTTCGTAAAGGTCAGACCTAAACTCGTCCATCACCTCAAGGTTGTTGCCAGCCTCAAGGGCAGAACGAATAGAAGCTAACCAGTTATCCATTCCGCCTTCCGCCTTCACTCCTTTATATCTCCAGTGTGCAGCAAGTCCATGTTCGGCAATCTCATCCATACGTTCTGTACGAATCTGCACTTCTACCCACTTCTTATCAGGTCCAAGTACAGTGATATGTAAACATTCATAACCATTAGACTTGGGCACAGAAAGCCAGTCGCGGAGTCGCTTTGGATTTGGCTGATACATATCCGTTACAATAGAATATGCCTGCCAACACTGCATCTTCTCCTTGTCTTCTGGTGAATCAAGAATGATACGAATGGCAAAGAGGTCATAAATACCTTCAAAGCCACACTTCTGCTTCTTCATCTTCTGCCAGATAGAATGGATTGACTTCGTGCGACCTTTAATATGAAACTTAAGCCCAGCAGCTTTAAGTTGCTCACTAACAGGAGTAATAAAGCTACTGATATAAGCATCACGCACCTTCTTGGTTGCATTCAACTTATCTTTTATATGATAGTAAGCATCATGCTCAAGATACTTTAAAGAAAGGTCTTCCAACTCACTCTTTAGCTGGTATAAACCTAACTTATGTGCCAAAGGAGCATAAAGATAGCTTGCTTCTTCAGACACCTTTCGTTGCGCTTCCTTATTCTCAACGTCACGAATCTGCCGCATAAGATTGACACGGTCAGCTATCATAATTAAGATAACACGCATGTCCTCTGCGAAAGACAGCAGAAGGTTTCGGAAGTTTTCACTCTCGATAACTGGCGTTTTCTTATAAAGTGTCTGAACACGAATAAGCCCATGGATAATCCTCGAAGCACCATCACCATACAACTTGCTTATCTCATCAAGTGAAAGAAGTCCTGCTTGAACACTTTGATAGAGCAAAATCGAAATGACAGACTCACGATTCAAACCAATGTCTTTAACTGCAATGACTGCAGTCTGTAGTGAACAAAGAATAGGATTCAAGCCAAAGACATTGCGTTGTATGCTATTCTCTGATATTATCTTATCCAAATGTTCGCGCAATTTAGGAAGGTCATTCTCATAAAACGTTTCCCCAAGTGGCTTCTTCAGACTTTCGAATATCTGTTCAGATAATTCTCTTTCCTTATCCGTATAAATGAATTTCTCTTCCATAGGCATAATATATTCTATTTTCCAAAGGCAAAGATACAAAGAATTTCGATATAATTAGAAATAAATGTGTCAAATA
It encodes:
- a CDS encoding penicillin-binding transpeptidase domain-containing protein, with translation MRKITINKTIISFRSALLALLFVTTNSVQAQEYREDPPLTFRPLLQELGTELIQGKKGSIVAIDPATGEVLCMVTNSPTGPNDALAIATAYPPGSAIKPAQALVFLSEGIVKPDTKIACHDGFRDGNIKVKCHPHYSPEALAGALAVSCNTWFLKSYLSMLNNTQKYGSKEKAVTTWWEYIVSMGLGGPLGIDMAGEKGGLVANVNYLSRRYKNNWEPKTIMWAGMGQGDITATPLQLCNLAVTIANRGYFFTPHIHKSVDWAPLPSRFLTPRQTKVPSYIYADVIKGMRLAVTKGTATVLNGTTYPVCGKTGTAENAGKDHSIFIGFAPMNEPKIAISVYIEHGGFGADVAAPIAGLIMEKYLKGKLSPKSQAMAKRIERINTMDK
- a CDS encoding RelA/SpoT family protein is translated as MEEKFIYTDKERELSEQIFESLKKPLGETFYENDLPKLREHLDKIISENSIQRNVFGLNPILCSLQTAVIAVKDIGLNRESVISILLYQSVQAGLLSLDEISKLYGDGASRIIHGLIRVQTLYKKTPVIESENFRNLLLSFAEDMRVILIMIADRVNLMRQIRDVENKEAQRKVSEEASYLYAPLAHKLGLYQLKSELEDLSLKYLEHDAYYHIKDKLNATKKVRDAYISSFITPVSEQLKAAGLKFHIKGRTKSIHSIWQKMKKQKCGFEGIYDLFAIRIILDSPEDKEKMQCWQAYSIVTDMYQPNPKRLRDWLSVPKSNGYECLHITVLGPDKKWVEVQIRTERMDEIAEHGLAAHWRYKGVKAEGGMDNWLASIRSALEAGNNLEVMDEFRSDLYEKEIYVFTPKGDLLKFQKGVTVLDFAYHIHSKIGNQCVGGKINGKNVSFRTELHSGDSVEILTSTTQKPNRDWLNICKSSRAKAKIRLALKETQIKDGLYAKELLERRFKNKKIEIEDSTMGQLIRKLGFKEVSEFYKQIADEKLDPNYVIEEYQKVYNHAHNLNQTKETESAENFEFENPTTEYLKKNDDVLVIDKNLKGLDFSLAKCCHPIYGDPVFGFVTVSGGIKIHRDDCPNAPEMRKRFGYRVVKARWSGKGTSQYAITLRVIGNDDIGIVSNISNIISKDEKIVMRSINIDSNDGLFSGNLVVLLDDNSKLNMLIKKLRTVKGVKEVMRI